One Atribacteraceae bacterium DNA segment encodes these proteins:
- a CDS encoding ABC transporter permease subunit: protein MSVLIIEIKKVKANARTYLGILILWGLGVLIGINVWHNPQLLPLRYLGFRLSGLYVPGLTLFPLALIGPIVTILIAGETIAGERIKGTLRMTLARPVSRRDVFLGKIALVVLYAVFIVFSTLLVTAILGILLFGAGDVIMPADLGNLSSGFYSLESGEALVRLLLAGTAVSIYIIAYGSIALFFSSFLNHSLASPIFTLVLTATFTVLENLEFFKPFSPYLITHHFLYWQNFMIEQINWTGFTGSLTIIALYIAACLCFGGIIFQWRDEVS, encoded by the coding sequence ATGAGCGTCCTGATAATTGAGATCAAAAAAGTGAAAGCCAACGCCCGGACCTATCTGGGGATTCTCATACTTTGGGGGTTGGGTGTGCTTATTGGGATTAATGTATGGCACAATCCCCAACTCCTTCCTCTAAGGTACCTCGGTTTCCGTTTAAGCGGTCTCTATGTCCCTGGCCTGACTCTTTTTCCACTGGCTCTGATCGGTCCGATAGTGACCATCCTTATCGCTGGAGAAACCATTGCTGGAGAACGGATCAAAGGTACCCTGCGAATGACGCTGGCCCGGCCGGTATCCCGCCGGGACGTCTTCTTGGGAAAAATCGCCTTGGTCGTTCTCTATGCCGTCTTCATCGTGTTTTCCACGCTCCTGGTTACGGCGATCCTTGGGATCCTCTTGTTCGGTGCCGGTGATGTCATCATGCCGGCCGATCTAGGGAATCTCTCCAGTGGCTTCTATAGTCTAGAAAGTGGGGAGGCCCTGGTCCGGCTCCTCCTGGCTGGTACGGCAGTATCCATCTATATTATCGCCTATGGTTCGATCGCGCTCTTTTTTTCCTCATTCCTCAACCATTCCCTGGCCAGTCCGATTTTCACTCTAGTTCTGACCGCCACGTTCACCGTTCTGGAAAACCTCGAATTCTTCAAACCCTTTTCCCCGTATCTGATCACCCACCACTTCTTATACTGGCAAAACTTCATGATTGAGCAAATCAACTGGACCGGATTTACCGGATCACTAACTATTATAGCTCTGTACATCGCTGCCTGCTTATGCTTCGGAGGGATAATTTTTCAATGGCGGGACGAAGTGTCCTGA
- a CDS encoding HAD-IIA family hydrolase, which yields MFFRDRHFRNIVLDMDGTIYRSQKPITGSPECIDFFRRAGCRIVFMSNNSALTRKQYVAKLSRMGIEAKEEEIIHSSLITAYYLKKEKPGARIYVIGEDGLTEELIAAGMVLTDNLLTGKDVDCVVVGLDREFSYRKMKTAMRAILEGADFFGTNPDQTYPDEAGLSPSAGAILAAIAACSGVKPRIFGKPAPEAMELLLEISGFCRGATMLIGDRMDTDITLAWNAGIFSVLVLSGVTGATPEETGGVLPDLVVQDLAELHRRLEQDISPVE from the coding sequence ATGTTTTTCCGCGATCGTCACTTCCGGAATATCGTGTTGGATATGGACGGAACGATCTACCGCAGTCAAAAACCGATCACCGGAAGCCCGGAATGTATCGATTTTTTTCGTCGGGCAGGGTGCCGGATTGTATTTATGTCCAACAATTCGGCATTGACCAGAAAACAGTATGTCGCAAAACTTTCCAGGATGGGCATTGAGGCGAAAGAGGAAGAAATTATTCATTCTTCTCTGATCACTGCTTATTATCTGAAGAAAGAAAAACCCGGTGCCCGAATTTACGTTATCGGGGAAGATGGGTTAACCGAAGAACTCATTGCTGCGGGAATGGTGTTGACAGATAATCTGTTGACTGGAAAAGACGTTGATTGTGTGGTAGTGGGGTTAGACCGGGAATTCTCTTATAGAAAAATGAAGACAGCGATGAGGGCGATTCTCGAAGGTGCTGATTTCTTTGGAACCAATCCGGATCAGACCTATCCGGACGAAGCCGGTTTATCACCTAGTGCCGGAGCGATTCTCGCGGCCATCGCAGCCTGTTCGGGAGTGAAGCCCCGTATTTTTGGAAAACCGGCTCCCGAAGCTATGGAACTGCTGTTGGAAATCTCCGGTTTTTGCCGTGGAGCGACCATGCTCATTGGTGACCGGATGGATACCGATATCACTTTAGCCTGGAATGCCGGTATATTTTCCGTCCTGGTTCTCAGCGGCGTGACCGGAGCCACCCCGGAAGAAACCGGTGGGGTATTGCCCGATCTTGTAGTCCAGGATCTGGCCGAGTTACACCGCCGACTGGAACAGGATATTTCCCCGGTCGAATAA
- a CDS encoding ABC transporter ATP-binding protein, which yields MPDVWSREREVGIIEKPALKLVNITKSFGENTVLKDLNLAVQPGDIFGFLGNNGSGKTTTIRILFGLIRPSRGYFQVFQHICPRSLNQAKKIMSGLVDNPAFYDNLSGRDNLRIFSSLAGYRPTLQALEETAELVGVSHMLAKPVRTYSNGQKKRLGIAQALLPQPQLIVLDEPTAGLDPIGVKNIRDLVIHLNREMNMTVFLSSHVLSEVQITCNQVAIIHEGRILKHSAVDELLSVSLFRMKALPEEKVAAFLCEHRLIFRQSNGFFLIQTSEDLVPPLIEALSNRDISIFEISPYRMSLEEVFLETIAGEGHERPDN from the coding sequence ATGCCTGACGTTTGGTCACGTGAGAGGGAGGTTGGAATCATCGAGAAGCCGGCTCTCAAGTTAGTCAATATTACCAAATCATTCGGGGAAAATACAGTCCTGAAGGACTTGAACCTGGCAGTCCAACCGGGAGATATTTTCGGGTTTTTGGGGAATAACGGATCCGGAAAAACAACCACGATTCGCATTCTTTTCGGTTTAATACGCCCATCCCGTGGCTATTTTCAGGTCTTTCAGCATATCTGTCCCCGGTCACTCAACCAAGCCAAAAAAATCATGAGTGGCTTGGTCGATAACCCGGCATTTTATGACAATTTGAGTGGGCGGGATAACCTGAGGATTTTTTCATCACTGGCTGGGTACCGGCCAACCCTCCAGGCGCTCGAAGAAACCGCCGAACTGGTCGGCGTCTCGCACATGCTCGCCAAGCCGGTTCGGACCTATTCCAACGGCCAGAAAAAGCGGCTCGGCATTGCCCAAGCCCTGCTTCCCCAACCACAACTGATCGTCCTCGACGAACCAACCGCCGGCTTGGATCCAATCGGCGTGAAGAATATCCGGGATTTGGTCATACACCTGAACCGGGAAATGAATATGACAGTTTTCCTTTCTTCGCATGTGCTTTCGGAGGTTCAGATCACCTGTAACCAGGTGGCCATCATCCATGAAGGCAGAATTTTGAAGCACAGCGCAGTGGACGAACTCCTTTCTGTCTCGCTGTTCCGGATGAAGGCCCTCCCGGAGGAAAAAGTGGCTGCCTTCCTCTGTGAACACCGTCTTATCTTCCGCCAGTCGAACGGTTTCTTCCTGATACAGACTTCTGAGGATCTGGTTCCTCCCTTGATCGAAGCCTTGAGCAACCGTGACATCAGTATTTTTGAAATTTCACCTTACCGGATGAGTCTGGAAGAAGTCTTTCTGGAAACCATCGCAGGAGAGGGACATGAGCGTCCTGATAATTGA
- the cimA gene encoding citramalate synthase, with the protein MVHKVMLYDTTLRDGSQMEGVNFSVQDKIQIAQKMDDFGIHYIEGGWPGSNPKDEAFFEAAGKLSWSTAKIAAFGSTRRADKRVEDDLNIVLLIRAETPVITLFGKSWDLHVREALRTSLEENLRMIYDSVAYLKKQGKEVVYDAEHFFDGYRAHPEYAMKTLEAAWNGGADILVLCDTNGGTLPHQLSEIFTFVRETFAGRLPLGIHTHNDSGVAVANTLEAVRLGAAQIQGTFNGYGERCGNADLCTIIPSLQIKMDRPVIREENLRRLIELSHFISELANMRPDDYHPYVGKSAFAHKGGIHVSAILRHPGTYEHIIPEKVGNERRVLVSEQSGRSNVVYRAQEVGIALDSKDPRIPSLIKKIKEAENIGYQFEGADASFELLLRNALGEKRSFFTLEGFRVIVEKHGGEEGITEATIKIRIGDTVTHTAAEGDGPVNALDNALRKALLGAYPEIDAIRLVDYKVRVLNEREGTAARIRVLIQSTDGKKIWGTVGVSTNIIEASWEALEDSIQYGLWDKKNL; encoded by the coding sequence ATGGTTCACAAGGTGATGTTGTACGATACCACCCTGCGCGATGGTTCCCAAATGGAAGGGGTCAATTTTTCCGTCCAGGACAAGATTCAGATCGCCCAGAAAATGGACGATTTTGGTATTCATTATATTGAAGGAGGTTGGCCGGGTTCCAATCCCAAGGACGAGGCTTTTTTCGAAGCGGCAGGAAAACTATCGTGGTCAACGGCAAAAATCGCCGCCTTTGGCAGTACCAGGCGAGCGGATAAACGAGTAGAGGATGATCTCAACATCGTTCTGTTGATCCGGGCAGAAACACCGGTGATCACCTTATTCGGAAAAAGTTGGGACCTGCATGTCCGGGAAGCCCTGAGAACATCACTTGAAGAGAATTTACGTATGATCTATGATTCGGTTGCCTATCTTAAAAAACAGGGAAAAGAAGTCGTTTATGATGCAGAACACTTTTTTGACGGTTACCGGGCTCACCCCGAATACGCCATGAAGACCCTCGAAGCAGCCTGGAACGGCGGTGCTGACATCCTGGTTCTTTGTGACACAAATGGCGGTACCTTGCCACATCAACTTTCGGAAATCTTCACTTTTGTCCGGGAAACCTTTGCTGGTCGGTTACCGCTGGGGATTCATACCCATAACGATTCGGGCGTGGCAGTTGCTAATACCCTTGAGGCGGTGAGGCTGGGAGCAGCCCAGATACAGGGAACGTTCAACGGCTACGGGGAACGGTGTGGAAATGCCGACCTGTGTACCATTATTCCCAGTCTCCAGATAAAAATGGACAGACCGGTGATCAGAGAAGAGAACCTTCGCCGGTTGATCGAGCTCTCTCACTTTATCAGTGAGCTGGCGAACATGCGTCCGGATGACTACCATCCCTACGTGGGCAAAAGCGCTTTTGCCCATAAAGGCGGAATTCACGTCAGTGCGATTCTGCGTCATCCGGGGACCTATGAACACATTATCCCGGAAAAAGTCGGCAACGAAAGGAGGGTTCTGGTATCCGAGCAGTCCGGACGCAGCAATGTGGTCTATCGTGCTCAGGAAGTGGGAATAGCGTTGGATTCCAAAGACCCCCGAATACCATCATTGATCAAGAAGATCAAGGAAGCGGAAAATATCGGATACCAATTCGAGGGGGCCGATGCCTCCTTCGAGCTTCTCTTGCGGAACGCTTTGGGCGAAAAAAGGAGTTTCTTTACCCTTGAGGGATTCCGGGTCATAGTGGAAAAACACGGTGGTGAGGAGGGCATCACCGAGGCAACCATAAAAATTCGAATTGGGGATACGGTGACTCATACGGCCGCGGAAGGAGATGGTCCGGTTAACGCACTGGATAATGCCCTTCGAAAGGCTTTGCTTGGGGCCTATCCGGAAATCGACGCTATCCGACTGGTCGATTATAAAGTTCGGGTACTCAACGAAAGGGAAGGCACTGCTGCCCGTATCCGGGTTCTCATCCAATCAACCGATGGGAAAAAAATATGGGGAACGGTAGGTGTATCGACAAATATTATCGAGGCCAGCTGGGAGGCGCTTGAAGACAGTATCCAGTATGGGTTATGGGACAAAAAAAATCTCTGA
- the hisC gene encoding histidinol-phosphate transaminase: protein MRYAREAIQKMSAYVPGEQPDTREYLKLNTNENPFPPSLRVCEALRGSLLSEAIVRYPPPLCDALRNTVSQVYSVPPEWIAVGNGSDELLNLVFRVILNPGDKVAYPVPTYSLYRTLAQIQEAEPVEIPFPEDFTLPERFLNTSSYLKVVCNPNSPTGTVVSQDILVRLLESADCPVLIDEAYADFAPYNALPLLFRYPHLLVARTLSKSFSFAGLRVGLLFAQPELLSGILKIKDSYNVNNLSQIAAIAALGDLDAMQCNVQAIRATRDRFSRAMEERGFYVYPSQANFVLVRKEGRSLASLYESLKKEKIMVRYFPSLPDCLRISIGLDRDMDRLIDTIDTLLDQDGRKNVQAFHLGSG from the coding sequence ATGAGATATGCCAGAGAAGCGATTCAGAAAATGAGTGCCTATGTTCCCGGGGAACAACCCGATACTCGGGAATACCTCAAGCTGAACACCAACGAAAATCCCTTTCCTCCTTCCTTGCGGGTTTGCGAGGCTCTCCGGGGAAGCCTCCTTTCAGAGGCCATCGTCCGTTATCCACCGCCTCTGTGCGATGCCCTCAGGAATACGGTGTCTCAGGTTTATAGTGTGCCTCCGGAATGGATTGCCGTAGGAAACGGCTCCGATGAACTACTCAATTTGGTTTTCCGAGTTATTCTCAACCCGGGTGACAAGGTGGCTTATCCGGTTCCGACCTATTCACTCTACCGGACACTGGCTCAGATTCAGGAGGCTGAGCCGGTTGAAATTCCTTTTCCGGAAGACTTTACATTGCCGGAACGCTTTCTGAACACTTCCTCATATCTCAAGGTCGTGTGTAATCCGAACTCCCCAACCGGAACAGTCGTTTCTCAGGACATCCTGGTCCGACTTTTGGAATCCGCCGATTGTCCGGTATTGATTGACGAGGCGTATGCCGATTTCGCTCCGTACAACGCCTTGCCTCTTCTCTTCCGTTATCCACATCTACTGGTGGCCAGAACATTGTCCAAATCTTTCTCCTTTGCGGGTCTACGGGTTGGTCTCCTATTCGCGCAACCGGAGTTGCTTTCGGGTATACTGAAAATTAAGGATTCTTACAACGTTAACAATCTGTCGCAAATCGCCGCAATCGCTGCCCTCGGGGATCTGGATGCGATGCAGTGCAATGTTCAGGCGATCCGGGCGACCCGTGACCGTTTCAGCAGGGCTATGGAAGAACGGGGGTTTTATGTGTACCCCTCCCAGGCCAACTTCGTTTTGGTGAGAAAAGAAGGGAGGAGCCTGGCCTCACTCTATGAGTCACTGAAAAAGGAAAAAATCATGGTACGCTATTTTCCAAGTCTACCGGATTGCTTACGGATCAGTATCGGGCTCGATCGGGACATGGACCGGCTGATTGATACAATCGATACCCTCCTTGATCAGGATGGACGAAAAAACGTACAGGCTTTTCATCTGGGATCTGGATAA